In Zingiber officinale cultivar Zhangliang chromosome 11B, Zo_v1.1, whole genome shotgun sequence, a single window of DNA contains:
- the LOC122033557 gene encoding cytochrome c oxidase subunit 5b-2, mitochondrial-like, with protein MASARIRDTMWRRACVAYLRSALPRSRSASLTGPGSTLAPASSSSPFVSTSCLFSSDSGDGKLKKRAEDAMPIAAGIERVELEAELEVKKRFENIDEPVGPFGTKEAPAIIQSRYDKRIVGCPGGEGEDEHHVIWFWLEKGKPHECPICSQYFVLEVVGKGGPPP; from the exons ATGGCATCGGCGAGAATACGAGATACGATGTGGAGGAGAGCGTGCGTTGCTTACTTACGATCCGCCCTGCCAAGGTCCCGCTCCGCCTCCCTGACCGGCCCCGGAAGCACTCTCGCTCCCGCTTCATCGTCCTCGCCGTTTGTCTCCACCTCCTGCCTCTTCTCATCCGATTCCG GTGATGGGAAGTTGAAGAAGAGGGCCGAGGATGCGATGCCCATCGCCGCTGGGATCGAACGCGTGGAACTTGAGGCCGAGCTCGAG GTGAAGAAGCGCTTCGAAAATATAGATGAACCAGTTGGTCCTTTCGGCACCAAG GAAGCACCTGCTATCATTCAATCTCGTTATGACAAGAGGATAGTTGGCTGTCCCGGGGGTGAAGGGG AGGATGAACATCATGTTATTTGGTTTTGGTTGGAGAAAGGCAAGCCACATGAATGCCCTATTTGCTCCCAGTACTTTGTG CTGGAAGTGGTTGGTAAGGGAGGGCCTCCACCTTAG
- the LOC122033556 gene encoding TATA-binding protein-associated factor 2N-like isoform X1: MYKRHLKLTKPNTKQTATITYTTSQLHFLLVKMNRKPGDWTCRSCQHLNFSRRDSCQRCSDPRPTGGDRSSDFFSFGSGGGGRGGSSFGFIGSDVRPGDWYCSCGAHNFASRSSCFKCASLKEDSAVGSGGSFDGDTPRSRGYSFGGGGGRAGWKSGDWICNRSGCNEHNFASRMECFRCNAPRDSGTEV, from the exons ATGTATAAAAGACACCTTAAGCTCACAAAACCTAACACCAAGCAAACAGCAACTATTACTTACACCACCTCACAACTCCACTTCCTCCTTGTGAAG ATGAACAGGAAGCCCGGAGACTGGACCTGTAGGTCCTGCCAACACCTCAATTTCAGCCGCCGTGATTCCTGCCAACGGTGCAGCGACCCgcggccgaccggaggtgaccgCTCCTCCGACTTCTTCAGCTTCGGCAGTGGCGGCGGCGGCCGCGGGGGCTCGTCCTTCGGCTTCATTGGCTCCGACGTCCGCCCCGGCGACTGGTACTGCTCCTGCGGTGCCCACAACTTCGCCAGCCGCTCCAGCTGCTTCAAGTGTGCCTCCCTGAAGGAGGACTCCGCCGTCGGCAGCGGCGGCAGCTTCGATGGAGACACACCGCGGTCACGGGGCTACAGCTTCGGAGGAGGCGGCGGCCGTGCTGGGTGGAAATCTGGCGATTGGATTTGCAACAG GTCGGGCTGCAACGAACACAACTTTGCGAGCAGAATGGAATGCTTCCGCTGCAATGCGCCAAGGGATTCTG GCACTGAAGTCTGA
- the LOC122033556 gene encoding ranBP2-type zinc finger protein At1g67325-like isoform X2: protein MNRKPGDWTCRSCQHLNFSRRDSCQRCSDPRPTGGDRSSDFFSFGSGGGGRGGSSFGFIGSDVRPGDWYCSCGAHNFASRSSCFKCASLKEDSAVGSGGSFDGDTPRSRGYSFGGGGGRAGWKSGDWICNRSGCNEHNFASRMECFRCNAPRDSGTEV, encoded by the exons ATGAACAGGAAGCCCGGAGACTGGACCTGTAGGTCCTGCCAACACCTCAATTTCAGCCGCCGTGATTCCTGCCAACGGTGCAGCGACCCgcggccgaccggaggtgaccgCTCCTCCGACTTCTTCAGCTTCGGCAGTGGCGGCGGCGGCCGCGGGGGCTCGTCCTTCGGCTTCATTGGCTCCGACGTCCGCCCCGGCGACTGGTACTGCTCCTGCGGTGCCCACAACTTCGCCAGCCGCTCCAGCTGCTTCAAGTGTGCCTCCCTGAAGGAGGACTCCGCCGTCGGCAGCGGCGGCAGCTTCGATGGAGACACACCGCGGTCACGGGGCTACAGCTTCGGAGGAGGCGGCGGCCGTGCTGGGTGGAAATCTGGCGATTGGATTTGCAACAG GTCGGGCTGCAACGAACACAACTTTGCGAGCAGAATGGAATGCTTCCGCTGCAATGCGCCAAGGGATTCTG GCACTGAAGTCTGA